A genomic segment from Desulfonatronum lacustre DSM 10312 encodes:
- a CDS encoding type I restriction-modification system subunit M gives MPNISGIVKSIQDIMRKDAGTYGDAQRLEQLGWMFFLKIFDDREKEMQLLRDTYRSPLPENLRWSAWAADEEGVTGEALLDFVNNALLPKLKSLTVGGDKISGLIRMSFEDANNYMKNGTLMRQVINKINAINFNASDDRHMFGDIYEKLLKDLQSAGNAGEFYTPRAVTQFIVEQVNPRLGETILDPACGTGGFLVCAIEHLRKQAKSAADEQRIQVCFAGIEKKHLPHVLCITNLLLHGIDVPVGVRHDNTLARPLRDWSPRERVDVIVTNPPFGGMEEDGIEANFPAEFRTRETADLFLVLLMKILKPGGRAGIVLPDGTLFGEGVKTRIKEALLTECNLHTIVRLPNGVFNPYTSIRTNLLFFTKGAPTREVWYYEHPYPPGAKSYNKGKPIRIEEFEAERAWWGREQDGFAGRMENERAWRIPIDQIKAGNYNLDLKNPHNADTGPGDVEQLLPEYEKLLEQIAATRGKLKAQLMEALSR, from the coding sequence ATGCCCAACATCTCAGGCATCGTAAAATCCATCCAAGACATCATGCGCAAGGACGCCGGAACCTACGGCGACGCCCAGCGCCTGGAACAGCTCGGCTGGATGTTCTTTCTGAAGATCTTCGACGACCGCGAAAAGGAGATGCAGCTTCTCCGCGACACCTACCGCTCGCCCCTGCCGGAGAATCTGCGCTGGTCCGCCTGGGCCGCGGACGAGGAGGGCGTCACCGGCGAGGCGCTGCTGGATTTCGTCAACAACGCGCTCTTGCCCAAACTCAAGTCCCTAACCGTGGGCGGGGACAAGATCAGCGGCCTAATCCGGATGTCCTTTGAGGACGCCAACAACTACATGAAAAACGGCACGTTGATGCGCCAGGTGATCAACAAGATCAACGCCATCAACTTCAACGCTTCGGATGATCGCCACATGTTCGGCGACATCTACGAAAAGCTACTCAAGGATTTGCAGTCCGCCGGAAACGCGGGGGAATTCTATACTCCCCGGGCCGTAACCCAATTCATCGTCGAACAGGTCAACCCGCGCCTGGGCGAAACCATCCTCGACCCGGCCTGCGGTACCGGCGGCTTTCTGGTCTGCGCCATCGAGCACCTGCGCAAACAGGCCAAAAGCGCGGCGGACGAACAGCGCATCCAGGTCTGTTTCGCCGGGATCGAGAAAAAGCACCTGCCCCACGTCCTGTGCATCACCAACCTGCTTCTGCACGGCATCGACGTGCCTGTGGGCGTCCGCCACGACAACACCCTGGCCCGCCCCCTGCGCGACTGGAGTCCCAGGGAGCGCGTGGACGTCATCGTCACCAACCCGCCCTTCGGCGGCATGGAGGAGGACGGCATCGAAGCCAACTTCCCCGCCGAGTTCCGGACCCGCGAGACGGCGGACCTGTTCCTGGTCCTGCTCATGAAGATATTGAAACCCGGCGGACGCGCCGGAATCGTCCTGCCCGACGGCACCCTGTTCGGCGAAGGCGTGAAAACACGCATCAAGGAAGCCCTGCTCACCGAGTGCAACCTGCACACCATCGTCCGCCTGCCCAACGGCGTCTTCAACCCGTACACCAGCATCCGCACCAACCTCCTGTTCTTCACCAAGGGCGCACCCACCCGGGAAGTCTGGTACTACGAGCACCCGTACCCGCCCGGAGCCAAAAGCTACAACAAGGGCAAACCCATCCGCATCGAGGAATTCGAAGCCGAGCGTGCGTGGTGGGGGAGGGAACAGGACGGCTTCGCCGGTCGCATGGAGAACGAACGAGCTTGGCGCATACCCATCGATCAGATCAAGGCCGGAAACTACAACCTGGATTTGAAAAATCCGCACAATGCCGACACCGGCCCGGGGGACGTGGAGCAACTGCTGCCGGAGTACGAAAAGCTGCTGGAACAGATTGCCGCAACGCGGGGGAAGTTGAAGGCCCAGCTGATGGAGGCATTGAGCCGATGA
- a CDS encoding HigA family addiction module antitoxin produces the protein MKKILPVHPGEILEEEFLKPLAISQNRLGRDLAVSPRRINEIIHGKRAITADTALRLSRYFGNSSSFWLGLQMDYELDMAEDALAERINKEVRQLAVAGNIAARNNLLTHFEPSPVN, from the coding sequence ATGAAGAAAATTCTTCCCGTACATCCTGGTGAGATTCTGGAAGAGGAATTCCTCAAGCCGCTGGCCATCAGCCAGAATCGGCTGGGCAGGGATCTTGCGGTCTCCCCGCGCAGGATCAACGAGATCATTCACGGGAAACGCGCCATCACGGCGGATACGGCCCTGCGGCTCTCCAGATACTTCGGCAATTCCTCCAGTTTCTGGCTGGGCCTGCAGATGGACTACGAACTGGATATGGCTGAGGACGCACTGGCAGAACGCATCAACAAGGAAGTCCGACAACTGGCCGTGGCCGGAAACATCGCGGCCAGGAACAACCTGCTCACCCATTTTGAACCATCCCCTGTAAATTAA
- a CDS encoding iron-containing alcohol dehydrogenase, whose amino-acid sequence MSDHRVTKFAIPEIIFGQGSIGYLAQCSRRLGAKRALLVTDQGLIDSGWAGHVMDILRDDGVDFVLFDKVNSNPRDYQVHEGADLYVREKADVIIALGGGSPMDTAKGVGTIVGNGGRIADYEGANRIMRPLPPMIFIPTNAGSGSDISQFCIITDVERQVKMSIISRSLVPNVSIIDPNLLMTKGDQLVVSSAIDALAHAIESFVSPLASPFTENQALKAIELIAKNLQPALENRTPELMEQLSIASTAAGMSFSNAGLGIGHALAHSLGGIFDTLHGLVHPIVLPAVMRYNLPACPEKMCAIGRIIQGNPKSCSSSQGEEGIAQLEELFARLDVPHRMRDIVPDDSKLEQICRMAVHDACMLTNPRKADWEDLLAICREAW is encoded by the coding sequence ATGTCCGACCATCGCGTAACCAAGTTCGCCATTCCGGAAATCATCTTCGGCCAGGGCAGCATCGGCTATCTGGCTCAGTGCTCTCGTCGGCTGGGAGCGAAGCGGGCCCTGTTGGTCACGGACCAGGGGCTGATCGATTCCGGGTGGGCCGGGCATGTGATGGATATTCTGCGGGACGACGGGGTGGACTTCGTGCTTTTCGACAAGGTCAACTCCAATCCCCGGGATTATCAGGTCCATGAGGGCGCGGATCTGTACGTCCGGGAAAAGGCCGACGTGATCATCGCCCTGGGCGGGGGCAGTCCCATGGATACGGCCAAGGGCGTGGGGACCATCGTGGGCAACGGCGGACGGATCGCGGACTACGAAGGGGCGAACCGGATCATGCGGCCCCTGCCGCCGATGATCTTCATCCCCACCAACGCCGGCAGCGGTTCGGACATTTCCCAGTTCTGCATCATCACGGATGTGGAGCGGCAGGTGAAGATGTCCATCATCAGCCGGTCCCTGGTGCCCAACGTTTCCATCATTGATCCCAACCTGTTGATGACCAAGGGCGATCAGCTGGTCGTGTCCTCGGCCATTGACGCCCTGGCCCACGCCATCGAGTCCTTCGTCTCGCCCCTGGCTTCGCCCTTTACGGAAAATCAGGCCTTAAAGGCCATTGAGCTGATCGCCAAAAATCTTCAACCCGCCCTGGAGAACCGAACCCCTGAACTCATGGAGCAGCTCTCCATCGCCAGCACCGCCGCGGGGATGTCCTTCAGCAACGCCGGATTGGGCATCGGCCACGCCCTGGCGCACTCCCTGGGCGGAATCTTCGACACCCTGCACGGCCTGGTGCATCCCATCGTGCTGCCGGCGGTGATGCGCTACAATCTCCCGGCCTGTCCGGAAAAGATGTGCGCCATCGGGCGGATCATTCAGGGTAATCCGAAAAGCTGCTCTTCGAGTCAGGGAGAAGAAGGCATCGCCCAATTGGAGGAACTGTTCGCCCGGCTGGACGTGCCGCACCGGATGCGGGACATCGTACCCGACGATTCCAAGCTGGAACAGATCTGCCGGATGGCGGTGCACGACGCCTGCATGTTGACCAATCCCCGCAAGGCCGACTGGGAGGATCTGTTGGCCATTTGCCGGGAGGCGTGGTGA